From a single Micromonospora carbonacea genomic region:
- the rpsD gene encoding 30S ribosomal protein S4 encodes MARYTGADCRRCRREKMKLFLKGSKCDGPKCPFESRPFPPGQHGRGRTKETEYLLQLREKQKARRVYGVLEKQFRGYYEEAVAKQAKTGEVLLQILESRLDNVVYRAGYAKSRDMARQLVKHGHFTVNGKKVDIPSYRVKEHDIIEVRGKSKELTPFIVAQAEAGSKTVPAWLEAIPSQMKVLVHSLPARQVIDTQVQEQLIVELYSK; translated from the coding sequence ATGGCTCGTTACACCGGTGCTGACTGCCGCCGTTGCCGGCGGGAGAAGATGAAGCTGTTCCTCAAGGGCAGCAAGTGCGATGGCCCGAAGTGCCCGTTCGAGTCCCGGCCGTTCCCGCCCGGGCAGCACGGCCGCGGCCGCACGAAGGAGACGGAGTACCTGCTCCAGCTCCGTGAGAAGCAGAAGGCCCGCCGCGTCTACGGCGTGCTGGAGAAGCAGTTCCGCGGTTACTACGAGGAGGCCGTGGCCAAGCAGGCCAAGACCGGTGAGGTCCTCCTGCAGATCCTCGAGTCGCGGCTGGACAACGTGGTCTACCGGGCCGGCTACGCCAAGTCCCGGGACATGGCCCGCCAGCTGGTCAAGCACGGTCACTTCACGGTGAACGGCAAGAAGGTCGACATCCCGTCGTACCGCGTCAAGGAGCACGACATCATCGAGGTCCGGGGCAAGAGCAAGGAGCTCACCCCGTTCATCGTGGCGCAGGCCGAGGCCGGCTCCAAGACGGTTCCGGCGTGGCTGGAGGCCATCCCGAGCCAGATGAAGGTGCTCGTGCACTCGCTCCCGGCCCGCCAGGTGATCGACACCCAGGTCCAGGAGCAGCTGATCGTCGAGCTCTACTCCAAGTAG
- a CDS encoding DNA-directed RNA polymerase subunit alpha, whose amino-acid sequence MLISQRPSLSEESINETRSRFTIEPLEPGFGYTLGNSLRRTLLSSIPGAAVTSIKIDGVLHEFTTIPGVKEDVVELVMNIKELCVSSEHDEPVSMYLRKQGPGDVTAGDIQPPAGVSVHNPDLKLATLNGKGRLDMELTVERGRGYVTAAQNKQAGAEIGRIPVDSIYSPVLKVTYRVEATRVEQRTDFDRLIIDVETKPSMGPRTALASAGSTLVELFGLARELDETAEGIDIGPSPQDAQLAADLALPIEELDLTVRSYNCLKREGINSVGELIGRTEADLLDIRNFGQKSIDEVKMKLAGMGLGLKDSAPNFDPAHVVDTFGEADYDTDDYRETEQL is encoded by the coding sequence ATGCTCATCAGCCAGCGACCGTCTCTGTCCGAAGAGTCGATCAACGAGACCCGCTCCCGGTTCACCATCGAGCCGCTGGAGCCGGGCTTCGGCTACACCCTGGGCAACTCGCTGCGGCGCACGCTGCTGTCGTCGATCCCGGGTGCGGCGGTCACCTCCATCAAGATCGACGGCGTGCTGCACGAGTTCACCACGATCCCCGGCGTCAAGGAGGACGTGGTCGAGCTCGTCATGAACATCAAGGAGCTGTGCGTCAGCTCCGAGCACGACGAGCCGGTCAGCATGTACCTGCGCAAGCAGGGCCCGGGCGACGTGACGGCGGGCGACATCCAGCCCCCGGCCGGCGTCTCGGTGCACAACCCGGACCTGAAGCTCGCCACCCTCAACGGCAAGGGCCGGCTCGACATGGAGCTGACCGTCGAGCGGGGTCGCGGCTACGTGACGGCGGCGCAGAACAAGCAGGCCGGCGCCGAGATCGGCCGGATCCCGGTCGACTCGATCTACTCGCCGGTGCTGAAGGTGACGTACCGCGTCGAGGCGACCCGGGTCGAGCAGCGGACCGACTTCGACCGGCTGATCATCGACGTCGAGACCAAGCCGTCGATGGGCCCGCGCACCGCGCTGGCCTCCGCCGGTTCGACGCTGGTGGAGCTCTTCGGGCTGGCCCGGGAGCTGGACGAGACCGCCGAGGGCATCGACATCGGGCCGTCCCCGCAGGACGCGCAGCTCGCGGCGGACCTGGCCCTGCCGATCGAGGAGCTGGACCTGACCGTCCGCTCCTACAACTGCCTCAAGCGCGAGGGCATCAACTCCGTTGGTGAGCTCATCGGGCGCACCGAGGCCGACCTCCTCGACATTCGCAACTTCGGCCAGAAGTCGATCGACGAGGTCAAGATGAAGCTCGCCGGGATGGGTCTGGGGCTGAAGGACTCGGCTCCGAACTTCGACCCGGCGCACGTCGTGGACACCTTCGGCGAGGCCGACTACGACACCGACGACTACCGCGAGACCGAGCAGCTCTAG